The Spirosoma oryzicola genome window below encodes:
- a CDS encoding DUF3817 domain-containing protein encodes MITLLKTPVGRLRVLGYLEGISLIMLLFVAVPLKYWNGNPALVKALGPVHGLLFLWFVFNTLSVGVEQRWKFQQTTWKVLIACIIPFGTFYIDRYILKDAFAKQE; translated from the coding sequence ATGATTACATTACTTAAAACTCCGGTTGGCCGACTGCGTGTACTGGGCTATCTGGAAGGTATTTCCCTTATTATGCTCCTCTTTGTTGCAGTTCCGTTAAAATACTGGAATGGTAACCCTGCGCTGGTCAAAGCGTTGGGCCCTGTACATGGTTTGCTTTTCCTTTGGTTTGTTTTCAACACCCTAAGCGTGGGTGTTGAGCAACGATGGAAATTTCAACAAACTACCTGGAAAGTGCTCATTGCCTGCATAATTCCTTTTGGTACTTTCTACATCGACCGGTATATTCTAAAGGACGCTTTTGCCAAACAAGAGTAA
- a CDS encoding S66 family peptidase, translating to MNLVKPKALKPGDTVATISLSWGGAGELPERYEQGKRQLQETFGLNVVETKHALKSAQWLYENPQARAQDLMEAFADPSIKGIISTIGGDDSCRILRYVDVEIIRQNPKLFLGFSDSTITHLLCLKAGLSTFYGTSLLVGFAENGGMYPYQVADIKRTLFSTEVIGLLKPNEAGWTSELLDWSDVSLQNKKREVESNPGWNFLQGETIAQGRLIGGCMEALESLKGTTWWPDNECWADSILFFETSELKPEPDSFRWWLRNYAEQGILKKANGIILGRPYDNVYVNAYNDELLKVLHEEGLTEMPVITEMDFGHTCPVFTIPYGAMTQIDCLIKTFSLLESGVDE from the coding sequence ATGAACTTAGTTAAGCCCAAAGCGCTTAAACCCGGTGACACGGTAGCAACTATTTCTCTATCTTGGGGAGGTGCGGGGGAATTACCCGAGCGTTATGAACAAGGAAAACGGCAGTTGCAAGAAACGTTCGGGTTGAACGTTGTCGAAACGAAGCATGCACTAAAATCGGCTCAGTGGCTTTACGAAAATCCGCAAGCGCGTGCTCAAGATTTGATGGAAGCCTTTGCCGATCCTTCGATAAAAGGCATTATTTCCACAATTGGTGGAGACGACAGTTGCCGGATCTTACGCTACGTTGATGTGGAAATAATCAGGCAGAATCCTAAACTATTTTTGGGCTTCTCCGATAGCACCATCACTCATCTCCTTTGTTTAAAAGCGGGTTTATCCACGTTTTACGGCACATCGTTGCTGGTTGGCTTCGCCGAAAACGGTGGCATGTATCCCTATCAGGTAGCGGACATCAAGCGAACGCTTTTTTCAACGGAAGTGATTGGTCTGCTGAAACCGAATGAGGCTGGCTGGACCTCGGAACTGCTGGACTGGTCGGACGTTTCCCTGCAAAACAAGAAACGAGAAGTAGAGTCCAATCCTGGCTGGAATTTTTTGCAGGGTGAAACAATCGCACAGGGCAGGCTGATTGGTGGCTGTATGGAAGCACTTGAATCGTTGAAAGGAACAACTTGGTGGCCTGACAATGAATGTTGGGCTGATTCGATCTTGTTTTTTGAAACGTCAGAATTGAAGCCGGAACCTGATTCTTTTCGGTGGTGGCTGCGCAATTACGCGGAACAGGGTATCTTGAAAAAGGCGAATGGGATCATCCTAGGCAGACCTTATGATAACGTCTATGTCAACGCGTACAATGATGAACTGCTAAAAGTGCTGCACGAGGAAGGTCTGACCGAAATGCCCGTTATTACGGAAATGGACTTTGGTCACACATGTCCGGTCTTTACCATTCCTTACGGGGCAATGACCCAAATTGATTGTTTAATCAAGACATTTAGCCTGCTGGAAAGCGGTGTTGACGAGTAA
- a CDS encoding ABC transporter permease: MFLNYLKIAWRNLIRHKTYSALTLLGLASGMTCALLLGLYVYDELTIDQYHANAANIYRLNVNVKWDGNDMNMAIGSAPMGPALRQEYPEIKSVLRVKLDNGLLFRVGTKALYADGVIYADSTLFSFFDYSFLEGSAHTTTLTPNTVVLTRKLAMSLFGRTTGLLGKAVRVKDEQFLTVAGIIDDAPANHHLHFEAVLPYSNTQLNKINLNKWDNFNSATYVLLHSSSDARQLERKMPTFYRKYIAQAIGDETGKGVTFLMTFQPLAKIHLYSSHLLGVGNGGNVAYVYTFSIIGLFILLIAIVNYVNLATARSAGRAREIGVRKAVGSLRRQLISQFLAESTLLTMLALLLSLLLLHVILPLFNALAAKSLSIDLWQPESIVLIAGGGLLIGLLSGLYPAVVLARFNPVMVLKGAFSTSGNGLLLRKALVVFQFTVSISMIVGTLVVYQQLQYMRHTQLGFNQEQVIVLPLKSPAVQRSAEVLKETLRRNAAVEQVSLTSGSVGGDMNDKTTFDFYHANGKEQSVSTEYFSVDHDFLDVLQIGLKEGRNFSANLGSDSTGAVLVNEAMLKRLGWKDRTAGLVEFNEKRIPIAGVIRDFHLRSLRSQIEPLVLMLHKDRGDKLLIRIKPQNIAAALAYVEDTYKTINPNQPFEYTFLDQTFADQYRADERKGNLFLSFSGMAIFIACLGLFGLVTFTAEQRTKEIGVRKVLGASVSSIVTLLVQDFLKLVVIALLIASPLAWWAMNRWLEDFAYRISISGWVFGLAGLVAVGIALLTVSFQSVRAALVNPIKSLRSE; the protein is encoded by the coding sequence ATGTTCCTAAACTACCTCAAGATCGCCTGGCGAAATTTGATTCGCCATAAGACCTATAGCGCCCTTACTTTACTGGGATTGGCTAGTGGTATGACCTGTGCGCTGCTGCTGGGACTTTATGTCTATGACGAGCTAACGATCGATCAGTACCATGCTAACGCGGCCAACATCTACCGGTTAAATGTGAACGTCAAATGGGATGGTAATGACATGAACATGGCTATCGGCTCAGCACCGATGGGGCCGGCCCTCCGTCAGGAATACCCCGAGATCAAGAGCGTGCTGCGGGTCAAACTCGATAACGGATTGCTTTTTCGTGTGGGAACGAAAGCTTTGTATGCAGATGGTGTTATTTACGCCGATTCGACCCTGTTTTCTTTTTTTGATTATTCCTTCCTCGAGGGCAGTGCACATACTACGACGTTGACACCCAATACTGTCGTACTGACCCGTAAACTGGCCATGTCCCTTTTCGGGCGAACTACGGGGTTACTGGGCAAAGCCGTTCGTGTAAAGGACGAGCAATTTTTGACGGTAGCGGGTATAATCGACGATGCACCGGCTAATCATCACTTACATTTCGAGGCTGTTCTTCCCTACAGCAATACGCAGCTCAACAAGATCAACCTGAACAAGTGGGATAATTTTAATTCAGCAACCTACGTCCTGCTTCATTCGAGTAGTGATGCGCGCCAGTTGGAACGGAAGATGCCTACTTTTTATCGAAAGTACATAGCTCAAGCAATTGGTGACGAGACGGGCAAAGGGGTTACTTTTCTGATGACTTTTCAGCCATTGGCTAAGATACATTTGTACTCGTCTCACTTGCTGGGGGTAGGTAACGGGGGTAATGTAGCGTACGTGTACACGTTCTCCATTATCGGTCTGTTTATTCTACTAATCGCCATTGTCAACTATGTCAATCTGGCAACAGCCCGGTCAGCGGGCCGTGCCCGAGAAATCGGGGTCCGAAAAGCGGTTGGTTCGTTACGTCGCCAGTTGATCAGCCAGTTTCTAGCCGAATCGACTCTACTGACGATGCTGGCTCTTTTGCTTAGTCTGCTATTGTTGCATGTCATTTTGCCGCTCTTTAACGCATTGGCGGCCAAGTCATTGTCTATTGATTTGTGGCAGCCCGAAAGCATCGTTCTCATAGCCGGGGGTGGCTTGCTGATTGGTTTGTTAAGCGGTCTTTACCCGGCGGTTGTTCTGGCTAGGTTTAACCCGGTAATGGTGCTCAAAGGCGCTTTTTCGACGAGCGGTAACGGGCTTTTATTACGAAAAGCATTGGTTGTGTTTCAGTTTACGGTGTCGATTAGTATGATCGTTGGTACGCTTGTCGTCTATCAGCAGTTGCAGTACATGCGGCACACGCAGCTGGGGTTTAACCAGGAACAGGTGATTGTCCTGCCGCTTAAATCACCAGCTGTTCAACGGTCAGCAGAGGTACTGAAAGAAACGTTACGACGAAATGCCGCTGTCGAGCAGGTCAGTCTAACCAGTGGATCGGTTGGTGGCGACATGAACGATAAAACCACGTTTGATTTCTACCATGCTAATGGTAAGGAGCAATCCGTCAGTACAGAGTACTTCTCCGTGGATCACGATTTTCTGGACGTGTTACAAATTGGTTTAAAAGAAGGGCGCAACTTTTCTGCCAATTTAGGGAGTGATTCAACGGGGGCGGTATTGGTCAATGAAGCCATGCTCAAACGGCTGGGCTGGAAAGACAGGACCGCCGGTTTAGTAGAGTTCAACGAAAAGCGCATTCCTATTGCGGGAGTCATCCGCGATTTTCATCTACGCTCGCTCCGGAGCCAAATCGAGCCTTTGGTTTTAATGCTTCACAAGGACCGGGGCGATAAGCTATTGATTCGAATAAAGCCGCAGAATATAGCAGCCGCCTTAGCTTACGTCGAGGACACCTATAAAACGATCAATCCAAACCAGCCCTTCGAGTACACGTTTCTGGACCAGACTTTTGCCGATCAGTACCGCGCCGACGAGCGAAAAGGCAATCTGTTTCTTTCCTTTTCGGGAATGGCCATCTTTATCGCCTGTTTGGGTCTTTTTGGGCTGGTAACCTTCACGGCGGAGCAGCGCACCAAAGAGATTGGTGTGCGCAAAGTACTTGGTGCGTCGGTTTCTAGTATCGTGACGCTGCTGGTACAGGATTTTTTGAAGCTAGTGGTCATTGCCCTTCTCATTGCTTCTCCGCTGGCCTGGTGGGCCATGAATCGCTGGCTTGAGGACTTTGCTTACCGGATCAGTATTTCGGGATGGGTCTTTGGTCTAGCCGGTTTAGTGGCGGTTGGTATTGCGCTGCTAACAGTAAGTTTTCAAAGTGTCCGTGCTGCGCTGGTCAATCCGATTAAGTCTTTACGATCTGAGTGA
- a CDS encoding CcmD family protein: protein MNQLTELLRSDGKIWVVVAVMGIVLIGWLSYLLQIGHRKDKVRRRIKG from the coding sequence ATGAATCAGTTAACCGAATTGTTGCGCTCAGACGGGAAGATCTGGGTTGTTGTCGCTGTGATGGGCATAGTTTTGATAGGATGGTTGTCCTATCTGCTACAGATTGGTCACCGGAAAGATAAAGTTAGACGAAGAATCAAGGGCTAA
- the ccsA gene encoding cytochrome c biogenesis protein CcsA, with protein MAILKHWWWKILTVLILMYVFIAGLMSPVPKLPILHEAIRNTFFHPPLWIAMMSMLLGSAIFSIRYLRKGRLDDDLIAVELANTALLFGVLGCITGSVWAYFAWGDLWPNDPKTNGVAVGMLLYLAYFVLRGSFDDDLRRGRISAVYNIFAFAVFIPLILILPRLTDSLHPGNGGNPGFNQYDADSSIKRIIRPAFVGFTLLGFWITQLRVRLRRLESELEEQDEVKKPISQSTELPN; from the coding sequence ATGGCTATCCTCAAACATTGGTGGTGGAAGATCTTGACCGTTCTGATTTTGATGTATGTGTTTATCGCTGGATTGATGAGTCCGGTGCCTAAGCTACCCATTTTACACGAAGCCATCCGCAACACATTTTTCCATCCGCCCCTATGGATCGCTATGATGAGTATGCTATTGGGGTCGGCTATTTTTTCAATTCGCTACTTACGAAAAGGCAGGCTTGACGATGATCTGATTGCGGTAGAGCTGGCTAACACAGCCCTACTGTTTGGTGTGTTGGGTTGTATAACCGGGTCTGTGTGGGCCTACTTTGCGTGGGGCGATTTGTGGCCTAATGACCCAAAAACGAACGGGGTCGCCGTGGGAATGCTTTTGTACCTGGCTTATTTTGTGCTACGCGGTTCTTTCGATGACGACCTGCGTCGGGGACGGATTTCTGCCGTTTACAACATCTTCGCCTTCGCTGTCTTTATCCCGTTGATCCTGATTTTACCTCGCCTAACCGATTCGTTGCATCCTGGGAATGGAGGTAACCCAGGATTCAATCAGTACGATGCCGACAGTTCCATCAAACGGATTATCCGCCCGGCTTTTGTGGGATTTACGTTGCTGGGTTTCTGGATCACACAGCTTCGAGTGCGTTTACGCCGGTTGGAATCCGAGCTAGAGGAGCAGGATGAGGTAAAAAAACCAATTAGCCAGTCTACGGAATTACCGAATTAA
- a CDS encoding DinB family protein — METTTPLSQIMNQIVISPQQLLAHWQGHRGLTRRLIEVYPDEHFFSYTLGGMRPCSALIDEVLQMADQSMQGVVSGEWPSFSEGEEPQATTKEQVLAQWDRVTEKINAYWSQIPHSRFQEVDKAFGLYEGPIYWFLLYLIDNEIHHRGQAYVYLRTLGVEPPAFWDRPQL; from the coding sequence ATGGAAACTACAACACCGCTTAGCCAAATAATGAATCAGATCGTCATCTCACCCCAGCAACTTCTTGCTCATTGGCAGGGTCATAGAGGACTCACCCGCCGGTTGATCGAAGTCTACCCTGACGAACACTTTTTTTCGTACACCCTGGGCGGTATGCGACCTTGTTCGGCACTGATCGATGAAGTTCTACAGATGGCCGACCAGAGTATGCAGGGCGTTGTTTCGGGTGAATGGCCTTCATTCAGCGAGGGAGAAGAACCCCAAGCCACGACAAAAGAACAGGTCCTGGCGCAATGGGATCGGGTGACAGAGAAGATTAATGCTTACTGGTCGCAGATTCCACATTCTCGTTTCCAGGAGGTCGACAAGGCTTTTGGTCTGTATGAAGGACCAATCTACTGGTTTCTTCTCTATCTGATCGATAATGAAATTCACCATCGGGGGCAGGCTTACGTATACCTACGCACCCTAGGTGTAGAACCGCCCGCTTTCTGGGATCGTCCTCAACTATAA
- a CDS encoding helix-turn-helix domain-containing protein, giving the protein MKQLTAQTTQQLIHEKLIAKAKERLSTTALSVSEIVYELGFDRSQSSNKLFTAKTNQSLLELRASFN; this is encoded by the coding sequence CTGAAGCAGCTAACTGCTCAAACGACGCAGCAACTTATCCACGAAAAGCTGATTGCCAAAGCCAAAGAACGCCTGTCAACCACAGCATTGTCTGTAAGTGAGATTGTATATGAGTTAGGCTTCGATCGTTCGCAATCCTCCAATAAGCTTTTCACAGCCAAGACGAACCAGAGTCTGCTGGAGTTAAGAGCTTCGTTTAACTGA
- a CDS encoding AraC family transcriptional regulator: MKPQLLQVTTAPNRSFSVRQELIPNINNRWHCHKEVELIYFHRGSGTQFVGDSIRRFKAGDVVLVGANLPHYWYYDRDETEPGQLKACRLPYSTVIHFTEDFWGHQFLALPENKSLKTTLDRARRGLSLSGIVGQRVAGLMEKLCQADDPYRIIGLMECMLAAGETDESSYLASLGFQYEASETENERLNTIYNYTLTHFYEKIRLPEIASLVGLVPNSFCRYFKSRTGKSYSQFLLEIRVGHACKLLIEDRMNIKQICYESGFNNFTCFYKKFKLVTGRSPLLYQRFHQEKR, encoded by the coding sequence ATGAAACCGCAGCTGTTACAAGTAACCACGGCCCCAAACCGGTCCTTTAGTGTTCGTCAGGAGCTGATACCGAACATCAATAACCGTTGGCATTGTCACAAGGAAGTCGAGCTGATTTACTTTCACCGGGGGAGCGGTACGCAGTTCGTCGGGGATAGTATTCGCCGATTTAAAGCTGGCGATGTGGTGTTGGTAGGCGCGAACTTACCCCATTATTGGTATTATGATCGGGACGAAACCGAGCCGGGTCAGTTAAAAGCCTGTCGGCTACCCTACTCTACGGTTATTCACTTTACGGAAGATTTCTGGGGGCACCAGTTCCTTGCCCTGCCTGAGAATAAATCGCTTAAAACTACACTGGACCGGGCTCGTCGGGGCTTATCCTTATCAGGTATCGTCGGTCAGCGAGTGGCTGGGTTAATGGAAAAACTCTGTCAGGCTGACGATCCCTACCGAATCATTGGGCTGATGGAATGCATGTTGGCGGCTGGCGAAACGGACGAGAGCAGTTATTTGGCGTCGCTGGGTTTTCAGTACGAAGCCTCCGAGACAGAAAATGAACGACTTAACACGATTTATAATTACACGCTTACCCATTTCTACGAAAAGATTCGGCTGCCAGAAATAGCTTCACTGGTCGGCCTGGTGCCTAATTCGTTTTGCCGGTATTTCAAATCGCGAACAGGAAAATCTTACTCACAATTTTTGCTAGAGATCCGGGTTGGGCATGCCTGTAAGCTATTGATCGAGGACAGGATGAACATCAAGCAGATCTGCTATGAAAGCGGGTTCAACAACTTTACCTGTTTTTACAAGAAGTTCAAACTCGTAACCGGTCGAAGCCCTCTGTTGTATCAGCGATTTCATCAGGAAAAACGTTGA
- the fucP gene encoding L-fucose:H+ symporter permease: MNSAQNRFAIVIITVLFFLWGFALNLNPILIPHLKKACQLSDAQSALIDSASYIAYFVVALPAGLFVRRYSYKAGITLGLLLFAFGTFLFYPAAEQRQYSLFLVALFVIASGLTLLETSANPYMLVLGPAESATQRLNFAQSFNGLAAFLAPLLGGTFILSGRTLSASEQQAMSPEQLDTYLQAEASSVQLPFLIIGMIVLVVAILIIATRLPAIQEDDESTQATGGSLLSQKNLWLGVTAQFFYVGAQVCVSSFFIRFVNQVAGIGEKTAAFLLSGALLGFMIGRFLGTFLMRFIAPPRLLALYSVFNVVLLIVAVLSRGMIPVYALTGVEFFMSIMFPTIFALSIRDLGSKTKVGSSFVIMAIVGGAVFPVIMGHVSDLSTMQIAYLVPAVCFLPILYFAVKNFSVKRVTLMASH; this comes from the coding sequence ATGAACTCAGCCCAGAACCGCTTCGCCATTGTCATCATTACCGTACTTTTTTTCCTGTGGGGTTTTGCGCTCAACCTGAATCCGATCCTGATTCCCCATCTCAAAAAAGCCTGCCAATTATCGGACGCCCAATCGGCGCTGATCGACTCGGCGTCCTACATAGCGTACTTCGTGGTTGCCCTGCCAGCGGGGCTGTTTGTTCGGCGGTACAGCTATAAGGCGGGTATCACTCTGGGTTTGCTTCTGTTTGCGTTCGGTACGTTTCTGTTTTACCCCGCAGCTGAGCAGCGGCAGTATAGTTTGTTTCTGGTGGCGCTGTTTGTGATTGCCAGTGGGCTTACGCTGCTAGAAACGTCGGCCAATCCGTACATGCTGGTGCTGGGGCCAGCTGAATCAGCCACGCAGCGGCTCAATTTTGCGCAATCGTTCAACGGACTAGCGGCTTTCCTGGCCCCGTTGCTGGGTGGTACGTTTATTTTGTCCGGGCGTACGTTGTCCGCTAGTGAGCAGCAGGCTATGTCACCTGAGCAACTAGACACGTATTTACAGGCCGAGGCTTCGTCGGTTCAGCTGCCCTTTCTTATTATCGGTATGATTGTGCTGGTGGTCGCCATTCTTATTATCGCGACTCGCCTGCCGGCTATCCAGGAAGACGATGAGTCGACGCAGGCAACTGGCGGTTCGCTGCTGAGCCAGAAGAATTTGTGGCTGGGCGTTACGGCGCAGTTTTTCTACGTGGGTGCCCAGGTTTGTGTCAGCAGTTTCTTTATTCGGTTTGTCAATCAGGTAGCGGGCATCGGCGAAAAAACGGCGGCTTTTCTGTTATCGGGAGCCTTGCTGGGCTTTATGATCGGCCGCTTTCTGGGTACGTTTCTAATGCGCTTCATTGCTCCCCCTCGTTTGCTGGCCCTGTACAGTGTGTTCAATGTCGTACTGCTAATCGTTGCTGTACTCAGTCGGGGTATGATTCCTGTCTATGCCCTTACTGGCGTTGAGTTTTTCATGTCGATCATGTTCCCAACCATTTTTGCCCTAAGCATTCGAGATCTGGGGTCAAAAACCAAAGTAGGTTCGTCGTTTGTCATCATGGCCATCGTGGGCGGGGCTGTTTTCCCGGTGATTATGGGACATGTCTCCGACCTGAGCACGATGCAAATTGCTTATTTGGTACCGGCCGTCTGCTTTTTACCCATTCTTTACTTCGCCGTAAAAAACTTTTCGGTGAAGCGAGTAACGTTAATGGCTTCTCATTAA
- a CDS encoding SDR family oxidoreductase → MDLQLADKVILVTGGAKGIGEGIVNVLAAEGAIPVVIGRNEADNQQVVDALKTGGKQAFQVVAELTRPEDSEKAVNAVLAQFGRIDGLVNNAGVNDGVGLESGDYNRFIASLHKNVVHYYLMAHYALPALKASKGAIVNITSKTADTGQGNTSAYAAANGGRNALTREWAVELLKYGIRVNAVVVAECWTPLYERWIQSLPNPADKLVSITAHIPLENRMTTAEEIANTTAFLLSNRSSHTTGQLVYVDGGYVHLDRALANAE, encoded by the coding sequence ATGGACTTACAATTAGCAGACAAAGTCATTCTCGTGACGGGTGGTGCCAAAGGGATCGGTGAAGGCATTGTCAATGTGCTGGCGGCCGAAGGGGCTATCCCGGTCGTTATTGGCCGAAATGAAGCCGACAATCAGCAGGTTGTCGACGCGCTGAAAACGGGTGGCAAGCAGGCGTTTCAGGTCGTTGCTGAACTAACCAGACCGGAGGATTCCGAGAAAGCGGTCAACGCCGTTCTCGCCCAATTTGGCCGAATCGACGGGCTGGTGAACAATGCCGGAGTAAACGATGGTGTCGGTCTGGAATCAGGGGATTACAACCGGTTTATTGCCTCGCTCCACAAAAACGTGGTGCATTACTACCTGATGGCCCATTACGCCCTTCCCGCGCTCAAAGCGTCGAAAGGCGCGATTGTCAACATCACGTCGAAAACAGCCGATACAGGTCAGGGAAATACATCGGCCTATGCAGCGGCCAACGGCGGGCGCAACGCGCTGACCCGCGAATGGGCTGTCGAACTGCTGAAATATGGTATTCGGGTCAACGCCGTCGTGGTAGCTGAATGCTGGACTCCGTTGTACGAACGCTGGATTCAGTCATTACCGAACCCGGCGGATAAACTGGTGTCCATCACCGCGCACATTCCGCTGGAAAACCGGATGACAACCGCCGAAGAAATTGCCAATACAACGGCCTTCTTACTATCGAACCGTTCCAGCCACACCACCGGTCAGCTGGTCTACGTCGATGGTGGATACGTTCACCTCGACCGGGCACTGGCCAATGCGGAATAA
- a CDS encoding zinc-binding alcohol dehydrogenase family protein, producing the protein MNSLRCTAPGQLAYSVEAMPDLRPNEAIVRIKRIGICGTDLHAYEGTQPYFSYPRILGHELAGELVAIDGTTTFTLGEAVTIMPYFHCGHCIACRSGKPNCCQQMQVCGVHVDGGMREYLSVPTSSLLPGNGLSFDELALVEPLAIGAHGVRRAAVQPDEHVLVVGAGPIGLGVMEFARIAGGIVTALDINTNRLDFCQQQLQVSHVVDARSENPIKQIRAITNGDMPTVVIDATGSLKAIEQGFSYLAHGGRYVLVGLQKGEICVSHPEFHKREATLMSSRNATRADFDHVMIALATGQINPLTYITHHVSFGQVADAFESWLDPTSGVIKAMISID; encoded by the coding sequence ATGAACAGCTTACGTTGTACAGCCCCCGGTCAGCTTGCCTACAGTGTCGAAGCGATGCCCGACCTTCGACCAAACGAAGCCATTGTCCGCATCAAACGCATCGGCATCTGCGGAACCGATCTGCACGCTTACGAAGGCACGCAACCGTACTTTTCGTATCCTCGCATCCTGGGGCACGAACTGGCCGGTGAACTTGTCGCGATCGACGGCACGACCACTTTTACGCTAGGCGAAGCGGTGACCATCATGCCGTATTTTCACTGTGGCCACTGCATCGCCTGCCGATCGGGCAAACCCAACTGCTGCCAGCAGATGCAGGTATGTGGCGTACACGTTGACGGGGGGATGCGCGAGTACCTATCCGTCCCCACGTCTTCGCTTTTGCCCGGCAACGGCCTGAGCTTTGACGAACTGGCGCTGGTTGAGCCGTTGGCGATTGGGGCACACGGTGTGCGTCGGGCGGCCGTTCAACCCGATGAACACGTACTAGTGGTTGGCGCGGGGCCCATCGGCCTGGGTGTTATGGAGTTTGCCCGCATTGCCGGTGGTATCGTTACAGCGCTGGATATCAACACCAACCGGCTGGACTTTTGCCAGCAGCAGTTGCAGGTTTCGCACGTTGTCGATGCTCGAAGTGAAAACCCGATCAAGCAGATTCGGGCCATCACCAACGGCGACATGCCCACGGTCGTCATCGACGCAACAGGGAGTCTGAAAGCCATCGAACAGGGTTTTTCGTACCTGGCCCACGGGGGCCGCTACGTGCTGGTCGGGCTTCAGAAAGGCGAGATTTGTGTTAGTCACCCCGAGTTCCACAAGCGCGAAGCGACGCTGATGAGTAGCCGTAACGCGACACGGGCGGACTTTGACCACGTCATGATTGCGCTGGCAACCGGTCAGATAAACCCGCTTACCTACATCACGCACCACGTTTCGTTCGGGCAGGTGGCCGATGCGTTCGAAAGCTGGCTCGATCCTACTAGTGGTGTCATCAAAGCGATGATCAGTATCGACTGA